The genomic interval tgatgatataataggggatAAAACTCAATGGTGTAGAAGGATCTATATATCCGACCTCACCTAATTGGATAAGGCTTGactgttgttgttgttttaattgGAACTAGGTATCTAACTTATGCTAACTAATCCTGGGGTGACCGGCCCGATCCCCTGGAAGTTTTCCACCCGCCACCAAGGTAAATCAGAAAGTGCTCGCAGCAGACGACCCATCAGCCCAGCGTTCTTAGGTCAACCGCCTATTAAGGtaaattcatccgttaattcgCTAAAACTGAGACTGGATCCTTAAATGTCTGGGAACTAAGAGCAACCACAGTGGGAGCTCTTTCCGAGCTCCCACAGTGACGTGGACTGGgtgaaaaacctccctcccatAGTGGAGGGAGGTTTTTTGATTAAAACGAAGAAGCGGCTCTGCCGCTGCCGAGCCGCTTCTtcgtctttttatttttatttttatttttttaataattaaaaaaaaatcaaaaatttggTAACTGCTTCTCATTTCAATGAGAATAGCCGTTGAGCAACGGCTAATTTTTAGCCGTTGTTCAAcggttataattaaatttttttaatttatttttttttataaatacatgaTCGATTTCATATTTTTCATTCATCTACTTGTTATCTTTGCTTTCGATTTCTTTCCTCAATTCTCTATATTTTTCAACCACAAAAATATCTTGATTTATTTCAAATGACTCAAAATCCAGATCGATTTATGCTCCAGGAATTCTGGAGAAATGAATTGGCGGAAGATGCCGAGGATATAGATGAACGAAGAATGCTCCAACTATATGAGCAGCGACAAACGGTACGTCAAAGATCTCAAAATTCTTCCGGTAGAACACAAAGGAGAAGGTATTTGAATCGGGATCGTGAAGTTGGACATGCTCGTCTTTTCAATGATTACTTTTCTGATGATCCGGTATATCCTGATGACATATTTCGACGTCGATTTCGAATGAAAAAAGAGTTATTCCTTCATATAGTTGATGCCGTGAAAAATCATTCCGAATATTTTCAATGGAAGGTCGATGCAGCGGGGAAAAAAGGTTTGTCACCACTTCAGAAATGCACAACGGCTATTCGTCAATTGGCGTATGGAGCCCCTGCTGATCATTATGATGAGTATCTACAGATTGCTGAAACAACTGTCATCCAATGTTTATTCAACTTTTGTCGATGTGTAATTGAAGTGTTTGGGGCCCAATATTTAAGAAGACCTAATGCTGCTGATATCCAACACTTGCTTGAAATGCATGAGCAGAGACATGGTTTCCCTGGTATGTTGGGCAGTCTTGATTGTATGCATTGGCAATGGAAAAATTGCCTCGTCGCTTGGAAATGTCAGTTTACTCGAGGAGATCATGGCGTCCCAACAATTGTGCTCGAAGTCGTTGCATCTTCGGACTTGTGGATATGGCATGCCTTTTTTGGGATTGCAGGGTCACGCAATGATATCAATGTGCTTAATGAATCACCGTTATTCAACGACGTCTTACAAGGGAATGCACCCGAGGTTAATTTCACGATTAATAATACACAATATACAAAAGGATACTATTTGACCGATGGGATCTATCCAGAATGGGCTACTTTCGTCAAGAGCTTTCCATGCCCCAGGATcccaaaagaaaaatatttaaggaacGACAGGAGGCTGCGAGAAAGGATGTCGAGAGGGCATTTGGGGTGCTCCAATCACGATGGGCAATGATAAAAGGTCCAGGACGATTTTGGTACAAGGATaatttgaaggacatcatgtataCCTGTATTATTTTGCACAACATGATTATTGAGAATGAGGGAGATGCAGTAGTCAATTGGTCGGACGATGAAGGAGATTCTCAATCACAAATATTTCAAGGCTCCACTCAAGAATTCCAAGCATATATTCATAGAAATTACGAGCTACGTGATAATCAGCTACATCATCAACTTCGAGCCGACTTAGTTGAGTATATCTGGGCACGCTATAATTGTAAtcagtgaaatttttttttattaattgtgATATATGTATTGtgatatttatgtaatttttttaattatgaaagTTACCTTTGTtagtaatttatgaatttaaattttattaaaatttaattatataaaatgtaaatatGAAGAAGAGATGgtgaaatatatataatgaaaagtgtggGACCCATGAAGAAGTTGTTGAGAGGTTTTTTGATAGTGGAAAGAGGTATGgggtttttaacttttgatgtggcGCAGATGTGGCAACGAAGGAGCTCATAGTGGGTTTTAACCACTGTGGATGCTCTAAGAAGGCGCCCTATTGCTGCACCATTGCCCCAGGGGCAAAATTTTATAAATCCTGgggtttgttgttgttgttgttgttgttgttgttgtagtatgAGGTTGttaataattgctatgaatttCCTTTTGCCTGTCAGGGTTATGGagtgtttacaatttctgtttGGCTCTCAATAAAATAGTTAAGATAAGTGTGGTCTGTTTTTGTCCTGGTTACAACCTCCCATATTCTGGTTTACGAGATGCTTATCATGTTAGCCTAGTTTGTGTCAACCTTATGAAAGtggcattgttgtattttgaTCAATTTTCCTTTTTCGATTCTTGTCATTCAGGTGCTTTCCCTGACACTGGATGAATGGTCTGAAAGTGACATGGAATCAGTCATTGAAGTTGGTGGAAACTCCTACGCCAACTCAATTTATGAAGCTTTTCTTCCAAGAAACTATCCAAAACCAAAACCAGACTCAAGTGAGGAGGACAGGACCAAGTTTATCAGGTAGAGCATGTTTGACAGGTTTATGCTGCAACGTGAATCGACTGACGTTTATTTCTTCTCTTCTTCGATAGGTCCAAGTATGTGTTGCAAGAATTTTTAACGCCAAGCTTGCGTATTGTATCAACAAAGAGTTCGTTCCAATATGTTGAATCTTCAAAAAGTTCAGCTTCTACCTTCGGTTCCAAAAGTACAAAGAAGAATGTAAGTGATCATTTATCAACATCTGTTTCAAGATTTGTATCAACAGTTTCTCTTTTGGTACGTAAATAATCAGGTTTCTAGAATGATCACAGGTGGAAACGGGGCAATTCATCGGAAATTTGAAGGTCAAAGTAGTTCGAGGATCAAAATTAGCAGTCAGGGACATGTTGACTAGTGACCCGTATGTTGTTTTAATGCTCGGACAACAGGTGACTTTCTGTGTGTGATTtttcttgtttctttctttttttatttggACTGCTAAATGCGTTAGGTGCTGTAAATATTGAATTTGAATAAAGCTACTTCTGATTCATATTCTAATGGCTAATGCTTATCGAGTGTACCAGAAAGCCCAGACCACAGTAAAGAACAGCAACTTGAATCCAGTTTGGAATGAAGAGCTCACGTTTTCAATTCCACCGAATTACGGCGCTCTGAAGTTGGTTAGTTTgattatttatttacttattggATCAGTAGATTGTCAAAATTAGCTATCTATTCGATCATTGCTTCAGTATCTAACCTCCGACTTTGAAAATATCATTGTGTATCAAGGTTTCAGTTACTTGACTTGTTTCAGCAAACTTTAACCTTGCGAAGTGGAAAAGCTTAGTTCTTTTGCTTTTGAAATGTTTAGCTCCAATTGATGCTAGAATACTTGCGTCTCTAAAATGGCATAGAATGTTACTGCCAACATAAACTCTGAACCAGAAATGACATGTTTCTCTCTTCTACCAGCAAGTGTACGACCACGATGTTATATCCGCTGATGACATAATGGGCGAGGCCGAGATCGACCTTCAGGCTATGATCACGGCAGCATTGGCTTTCGGGGATTCGGATATTCCTGGGAACATGCAGGTAGGGAAGTGGCTGAAAACAAGCGACAATGCACTCGTCGAGGACAGCCTTGTCAACATTGTGGATGGAAGGATCAAGCAAGAGCTGCATCTGAAGCTCCAGAATGTCGAGTCCGGGGAGATGGAACTGGAACTGGAATGGCTGCCTTTGGATGAATGAGGTTTTGGTTCTCTCCCTGTTTACTCGTTCACTTGGACGTGCTTGTATTGTTGTGAGATTTTTGTGCAAATTATGAGGTGCCACTTTGAATCttaatgtatttatttaatttcTATTGTTGTGTAATATAGTTTCTCACATGTTgcttatctacaatagaaataaaatgaatatttattcttttgtttttgtAATTGTTTAATTTACTAGAGCTGGATTGTAATAAAATCATACTTTTAATATCATACATGATcttaacaaaaacaaaaacaaaaaaaaaaactcaataaaAGTATGATTGTCAGTCCAAGGTGTATATAAGTTTCTTCATTTGTAGTATTACCGATCTTAAGACGTGGGACtaaagaaaattagaaaaaattactGATAAGAAAAATATTCAATAATAGAGTCTCGAATTTAGATCCATGATTGAtttttggattgtcttatgtctTTTTATTTGTGTTTATCCCCACACCATCTCGATTTTTTTAcatattgatcatgtccgaacgtTGAATCAGCGGAcattgggcacgtggcgctctccgagttgaTGGCGTagatctctgaccggccgtatggagcttcggcgaacctgcaaagaagtcggaccgggaaggggttcccggcgacgaccctccgacactcaagtcaggtggacgaagaataagaaagtggctcccAGGATCAgagatttcatacctccggtgaagtctaagggctcttatatagagctatgggaacTTGGTGCACACaagccgaggtgtacacgtgtcctataTCATACCGCAGCATgagcatgtctgacgtcatactgctacagtttgagcgtctccttgatgggagagcagaaccctttgtcgtacgatactgagtatggcctggtcctcgaacatgcctgttgtcagcaacaagggttactaagatgacgtacCCGTTGTCCCATACTTTTTGACTTCCTGTTCTCGGACCGACCATCAAGCCGCTCGGCCAGAATATTCGCCTTTGGTCTAGCGTAGGTGGTCGTCCGTCAGAGAAGGTTTAGGGTCGTCGCCTGCTCGGCTCTCATAGCCTGACACCCTGGCCGAACGGGTAACTGCTCGGCCTTTACTCTTGCTTTGCACTgcggccgagcggactatccgctcggccatatgctcTTCTTTCCTGCATTGGAAATCTGGGCTCACGGCAAGATGGTTGTTCTCTCGGATGAAGGTCATTGCCTAGTGATCAGCATGTCCCGCCCGCTCGTCGAGCCCCCTTTGACTGCTGACCTCCACGTAACGTTGACCTTGCCCTCATGAGGGCCCCCcggccttatcaccggatcacttgcctcccctttaagtccagTCGAAAGAGGcgtcaaagtccgactgactagactgccgGTCTGACTGAGTAACGACCACTATGTTGGGCCCGGGAAGGTTCATCCGCTCGGCTCAACTTCTTCTTTATGCCCGTTCGGCGCTGTCATGCTGACGCCTTCAGTATCCCCTCGGAATTCATGCCGAATCTTCTCTATTAACGCCAAGCACCCGCGCTGCACGCGGTACtggcgttcattaaatgcgccctgtgtcctgctgacacgtggcgctcCCACTGTCATCAGCGTACGGCGGCGGcattacctccgatgggacaaccgccgtttgaaatgaacggctcgaTGATAGCTTCGTTTCTTGCGACCTGAATCTGACGGCTGAGACCATTCGGGGCCAACACTATAAAGCTTTCGATCTCTTCTCTCCGCCGCATTTCCGCTCCCTAGTGCTCCGAAGCCTTGCTgctctttctgctccggcgactTCATCTTTAGCTCTCCAGCGACTTCACAGCCTCTTTCTTCGATCATCCTCTCGCTCGTAAGCCTCCCTCACCCTTCATTCCGTCGTTCCTTTGCACTTTTCATTAGCTATCCTTTCCGTCTTATCGCCGACTTTCCTTGCTTGCTCTCTTGCTTCCTTTCCGCCTCGCATTTCTCCCTTACTTTCGACCATGGCTAGCACTTCTCAGCCGACCGCCGGCGCTCTtggtctttggtacacgaccatggagagtcggtttgacgaggaggatgCCCTGCGTCTCGCTCGGACATATGAACTTCCGGCTGACCACAATATAGTATTAGCCACCCCCACCGACCGGCCTCATGGTCCACCACCTGGTACCGTTCTCTTTTTCCGagatcaatttttggccgggctacgatTTCCTGCGCACCGGTTCCTTGTACAAGTgtgcaactattttcgcatcccgctcggccaactagttccgaactccattaggctgctgagcggggtggtaattCTTTTTAAACTGAACGACATCCCACTGGATCCCAAAGTTTTTCGCTACTTTTACTATccgaaacaatccgagtggggcactttcattttccaatctaggataggttttgttcttttcgaTAACATGTCaagctccaacaagcactggaaagaaCATTTTTTCTACTTGCGTTTTCCCGCGCTACCGGCTTTCCGTACCAAATGGCAGACGGCGGTACCAACACAACCGGAGCTCGGAAAGTTTAAGAGCGAtccggcctatcttcatgcagccaacCGGCTGGTTGGCCAACGCTACCACATCgataagctgctccttccgggagtgctatatatattcggcttgtcccccGTCCAAGCCGACCTGCTgtgcagcatgagtaagcattCTTATCGTCCTCTTTCCTTCgtgctaactgatttattctttgtttctgcagctgaaatcatgtggcgtgccaaggctaccgagcggcttaAGTTGAGAGCTGCTGAGATTGAGGCGACGAAGGACAAGGAGGTAGCCGAACGGGGGTTGGTCTTGGCTGGCTCGGCACTTGGAGGAGAGGAGGGGACTCAGATTGTCCCCGAAGCCCTAACCGCTTCTATCTCTCTCAACGAGGCTGGGGGCGATATCGCATCCTTTGCTCAAGCCGAGGTAGAGGGCCGCTCGGCGGATGAAGCTCCTCTAGCGACTCGGAAACGCAGACGGCAAGAGCAAGTCTCTCAGCCGACCCCATCCGATGAGCAGCGTTCCGAGCGGGGTGATGATGCTCCCGTGATCTCCGGGGCGGTTTCCACCGAGAGCACCCCCACGCCGCTCGATTCTCCTCGGGCTGCCTCCGAGGTGTCGCCAACCAGTCCTCCTCGGACCCTGCGTCACCTTAGACgattgggcgaccgtccttcCACAACTGGCGAGCCGTCTGGCAAAGCAGCTGCGACCCAAGATGATCCGAGCGGCCCGCGGGTGATAAAAACTGTTCTGCGATTTCCGTCGGAGGAATACTTATTGGCTGCTGATCGGCCAACGGTTCCCGAACAGCAAATCACTCTCACAGGTCCTCTCGCCAAAGCCTGGGAGTACGCTCGGCTCCACATCGCGCTTATGACCCCCAGCCAACTAGGCGACAGCAATTTGCAGCAGGTGACTGGGGTATATCC from Zingiber officinale cultivar Zhangliang chromosome 6B, Zo_v1.1, whole genome shotgun sequence carries:
- the LOC121993178 gene encoding ADP-ribosylation factor GTPase-activating protein AGD12-like isoform X1 — encoded protein: MSSQYDRPDKTVPGKWKKLRDLSMKSDNRICADCSAPDPKWVSANIGVFLCLKCSEVHRSLGVDTSKVLSLTLDEWSESDMESVIEVGGNSYANSIYEAFLPRNYPKPKPDSSEEDRTKFIRSKYVLQEFLTPSLRIVSTKSSFQYVESSKSSASTFGSKSTKKNVETGQFIGNLKVKVVRGSKLAVRDMLTSDPYVVLMLGQQKAQTTVKNSNLNPVWNEELTFSIPPNYGALKLQVYDHDVISADDIMGEAEIDLQAMITAALAFGDSDIPGNMQVGKWLKTSDNALVEDSLVNIVDGRIKQELHLKLQNVESGEMELELEWLPLDE
- the LOC121993178 gene encoding ADP-ribosylation factor GTPase-activating protein AGD12-like isoform X2, with translation MKSDNRICADCSAPDPKWVSANIGVFLCLKCSEVHRSLGVDTSKVLSLTLDEWSESDMESVIEVGGNSYANSIYEAFLPRNYPKPKPDSSEEDRTKFIRSKYVLQEFLTPSLRIVSTKSSFQYVESSKSSASTFGSKSTKKNVETGQFIGNLKVKVVRGSKLAVRDMLTSDPYVVLMLGQQKAQTTVKNSNLNPVWNEELTFSIPPNYGALKLQVYDHDVISADDIMGEAEIDLQAMITAALAFGDSDIPGNMQVGKWLKTSDNALVEDSLVNIVDGRIKQELHLKLQNVESGEMELELEWLPLDE